A DNA window from Rhodococcus sp. Z13 contains the following coding sequences:
- a CDS encoding DUF3592 domain-containing protein — MSGPTRAYRAVLVVAVAVSALSVILFLGALRNDHTIRSDMGTAVAEVLSAGSLRSAVRFVTPDGVTHNPELGVLYPTGLTTGQRIAVEYARSDPDLVRVTGRDARVALIPVGSVILVTWLIAVPILLWLRRRFPPA; from the coding sequence TCTCGTCGTCGCCGTGGCCGTCTCGGCGCTCTCGGTGATCCTGTTCCTCGGGGCGCTGCGCAACGACCACACCATCCGCTCCGACATGGGCACCGCGGTCGCGGAGGTGCTGTCCGCGGGGTCGCTGCGCTCGGCGGTGAGGTTCGTCACACCCGACGGGGTGACGCACAATCCCGAGCTGGGAGTTCTCTATCCGACCGGGCTGACCACCGGCCAGCGCATCGCCGTCGAGTACGCGCGCAGCGATCCCGATCTCGTCCGCGTAACCGGACGTGACGCCCGCGTCGCGCTGATCCCCGTAGGGTCGGTGATTCTCGTCACATGGCTGATCGCGGTGCCGATCCTGCTGTGGCTGCGCCGACGGTTCCCGCCCGCCTGA